The genomic interval ACTGCTGCGCCGTGTGCAGCCGGTGGCGGGACCAGCTCATGGCCCTGCCTCCGAGATCACGGTCGAGCCGAGGCTCAGGCCGAGAGCTCGGAGCGGCCCTTCGAACGGCGCGCGTTGATGATGGCGCGGCCGGCGCGGGTGCGCATGCGG from Brachybacterium kimchii carries:
- the rpmH gene encoding 50S ribosomal protein L34; amino-acid sequence: MTKRTFQPNNRRRARKHGFRARMRTRAGRAIINARRSKGRSELSA